The DNA sequence AAAGTCTGGTTATTTGATAAGGTGAGACCTTTGAATTTTGCCATAAATAGCCTGAATGGTCATTCCCGTGCAAACGGGAATCCAGTATTTTAAACTTGTTATGGATTCCCACTTTCGTGGGAATGACAGAAAGGGGGCGTTTTGCAAAGCTCTCAAGGTAGGGAGGTTGGGGAGCTATTTGTGTTTGTAGCTGCCTGAAACTGTGAGTCGGTGGCTTGATTTTTCTTTTGACGTTGTTATTTTTGTAAAAAATGTATAGCGAGCGAATTTAATAAAATTACTCTTTAATGCTTCGAAGAGCCCCCGCAGTGAGCTTATGGAAACTTCAATTTTTTATCCTAAAAAGCGTTAAAAGGAATCATTATATGGATATAAGGGTATTAGGTTGTCACGGATCCAAGCTCCCCGGCTACAATACTACGTGTTTTTTGTTGGATGAAGAAATTTTACTCGATGCCGGCACAATAACTTCTGTGTTGTCATTGGAAGAACAAATTAAGATAGAACATGTTCTTGTAACTCACGCTCATCTTGATCATGTCTGTGATATAATGTTTCTGGCGGATAATCTTTATTATAGCAAAAAAGAATATCCGGCAATTAGAGTCTTAAGTACACAGGGAGTTATTGATGCACTGAGAGCAAACCTTTTTAATAACATTATATGGCCTGATTTTTCATCGATTCCAACTCCGGAGAAACCTCTTCTTAAATTTGAGACAGTCCAATTGGGTGTAAGATTCCAGCTTAATAATCTTACGATTACTTCTGTCAGAGTCAATCATCCTGTTGAGACAATCGGGTATGTGATAGAATCTGAAAAAAGTGGTTCATTTGTCTTTATAGGAGATACCGGTCCGACTGAGGATGTTTGGGAAGTTGCACGGAAGCTCAAAAATTTGAAAGCCGTATTTGTTGAAGTATCACTTCCCAATAGCATGGAGGATATTGCGGATGTTACCGGTCATCTTACACCTGTCAGTCTCGGTCGTGAATTAAAGAAATTGGGCGCTATAACACCAGATATTTATCTTTACCATATGAAACCACAGTATGAAGAAACCATTAGAAAAGAGATAGATTTGATAGAGAACAAAGATATTCACATCCTGAGCGAAGGAGAAGTGATAAAAATTGGGTAAACATTCAGCCCCCTAGCGGTCAGTGTTAAGTGAAGTTCCCGCCCACAGGGCGGGGCGTGCGGGGTGCGCCTCCGGTCAAAACACCATTTGTCTTAACTTTTAAGCTTTGTGTTTCAAATTAATTCCTTCTAAAACTTGTGCTACAACTTAACCCTGAGATTGAAAGGTTATCTGAGCGCTGAAAGCTGAAAATAAATGACATCGCAAAATCCCTTTGAATACCTTTCCGGATTGAGAGATAAGGGAATACATTTGAGTCTTGTTCCTGTCTCCCAACTCCTTGACCGATTAAATAATCCCCAGGAAAAATACAAAACAGTTTTAGTTGGCGGAACCAATGGTAAGGGTTCAATCGCAGCGATGATTTCCTCTATTCTCCTGGAAGGGGGAGTAAAAGTTGGCCTTTATACTTCACCTCATCTTATTAATATCAATGAGCGTATAAGGGTAAACAACCGTATGATATCGGTGGAGGAACTCTCCGGACTGATCGAAAAGGTGCGTGGAGAGCTTCAAGGGGATATAACCTATTTTGAATTTGTTACGGCTTTGGCTTTTCTCCATTTTTTCCGAAACGGTGTGGATGTGGCTGTTTTAGAGGTTGGAATGGGTGGAAGACTTGATGCGACAAATGTTGTGATACCGGAAGTGTCCGTGATATCCAATGTCTCTTTGGAGCATGTGAAGTATCTTGGCAGTAATTTGGGAGCAATTGCCCGGGAAAAGGGAGGAATTATCAAGAATGGAGGTATATGCATTACGGGTGCGAAAGAGAAGAGCGTCTTGAAGGTGTTGGAGAATATATGTAGCGAACGAGAGGCAAGACTGTACCGGTTAGGGAAAGACGTGAAAGTTAGAGCAGTGAAAGCTCTCCGGCTTGAAGAAACTTATGCGCCAGAGTTGAACACCTTCTCTTATAAAGGGATTAAAAAAGATTATCGAAACCTTGTTTGCCCCTTGATAGGAAGGCATCAGATAGAAAATGCCGCCGTGGCTCTTGGAACGATGGAGCTCCTGGCGGCTAAAGGTTTTGGTGTTGATGATAGTGCAGTAATGCGTGGTTTGAGAAATGTACGATGGGAAGGGAGATTAGAGGTGCTTCAGAATTCTCCCATGCTGGTTGTGGATGGTGCCCACAATCCGGCCGGGGCATCTGCTCTTCGCAGTGCGTTGAGGGATAAGTTTTCCTATAAGAAATTAATTCTCCTGTTCGGTGTACTTGGTGACAAGGATTACAGGATGATGCTGAAAAAATTGGCCCCTCTTGCCGATAAACTTATCCTCACAAAGCCAAAAGAGAAAAGAAGCTTGCATTTGATGGATATATTGCCCGTTGCAAAGATGTATGTTAATAGTGTAGACATTATTGAAGATTCCGGCCGGGCTCTTTCGCGGGCTTTTGCTCTTGCCGAAAAAGATGATCTTATCTGTGTGACCGGTTCCCTTTTTCTTGTTGGAGAGATAAAGAGATGCTGGAACCAGAAGTCAGGAGTCAGAAGTCAGGAGTCAGAATGAGAAAAACATCCTTTTTATTCTGTATTCTGACTCCTGACTTCTTTTTTTCATGCTTCGTTGCAGCCGATCGGGCATGAAAGTTATTGGGAATGATATAAGATGAGAAAAGTATGTTTATTAATTTTCCTCCTATTGTTTTTATTTCAGGTTGATTTTGCCCTTGCTTTTGAAAGGAAAACACAAAAAGGGCCGGTTAATATAGAAGCTGACAGTGTCGCCTATAACAAGGATACTGATACATATAGTGCGAAGGGAAACGTTGTCATCACATTCACCGGCGGTTTTCTCAAGGCTGATTATGTAGACTTGAATAAGACGACAGGTGATGCCGAGGCTTTCGGGAATGTTTATGTCAAAAGTGATGATGATATACTTGAGGGAGACAAGGTTAAATTTAATATTACTTCAAAAACGGGTATTGTCTACGAGGGAAAGCTGTTCTTTGCAAAGAATCATTTTTATATAAATGGGAAAGAGATTGAGAAGACAGGGGAGGCCACCTATCATCTCAAAGATGCGACGGCAACCACCTGTGACGGAGATTGGCCGGCATGGAGATTCACAGGAAAAGAGCTTGATGTGACCATTGATGGTTACGGTACGGTGAAACATGGCACCTTTCAGGTAAAAAACTTTCCCTTCTTGTATATGCCGTATATGATATTTCCAGCGAAGACAACACGGCAATCAGGTTTCCTGCCACCCCGTATTTCACAATCGAGCAAACATGGGTGGGACATAGAACTTCCACTCTACTGGGCAATTTCAGAGAGTGCGGATGCTACATTTTATCAACGTTACATGGATAAAAATGGATTAAAAGAGGGCGTTGAATTAAGGTACTTTATAAGCAAGGATTCATACGGCACCTTTTATGCCGACTATCTAAAAGATGAAAAAACCGGGGAAATGGCCGAAGATGAGGGTTTAAGCCGGAACTGGCAGGAAAAACAGGAAAGATGGTCATATTACCTGAATCATGAGACCACTTTCAGCCCTGGTTTTTACTTTAGAACAGATATAAGAAGGGTTTCCGATAACTGGTACTTCAGAGATTTCTCCGATTCTAACTACTATCTGGATAATTATTCTGAAACAGGGGAACGCAGGTTTAGTAAAGTCTCGTTTATGGGTGATAATTCCCTCGCTTCGCTGGACTCGACTGCCCGTCTTGTTAAGGATTGGAACTTGTTTAATCTTACCGCCCTTGTTCAGTACACTGATAATTTTGCCAGTTATGACAACAATTCAACACTGCAAAAATATCCTGAAATAACCTTTACCGGCGTTAACCAGCCTATCATGGACACGCCACTCAACTTTGCCCTCGATTCTTCGTTTAATAATTATCAGAGAACCGAGGATGACCATGGACAACTTTACGATATTCACCCCACGTTTTCTTTACCGCTCAACTTTGGTGATTATCTCGATTTTACCCCATCGATAGGATTGAGAGAAACTGTCTGGGATGCCAGTGAGTTAGAGGGGGCAAATAAAGAGCAGCAAGAGGAGAATGGGGGCAGGGAGCTATACAATGTAGGGGCGGCGCTTTCCACGGAAGTTCAAAGAATATTTGATATAGGTGGTGAAACTGTTGATAAAATACGGCACGGAATTAAACCGGAATTGACATATACTTACATTCCCTATGTATATCAGAGTGATCTTCCGGATTTCGTAGCGGCGGTAAGTGAGACAAACAGCGTAACCTATTCACTGACCAATAGTTTCATGGCCAGGTTGAAAAATACAGACAAAAATACAGACAAGAGTGAAGACAAAAGTAAAGATAAAAGTGAAGATAAAAGTGAAGACGGGGGTATAAGTTACAGGGAATTTCTCCTCGTCAAGCTGAGTCAGGCATACGATATAAGAGAACAAAGAAAGCATCGCGGTAGTCTCACGACCGAAAAGAGACCATTCGGCAATGTGGATATGGAACTCAAGTTTGACCCTTTTCAATATCTTACCTTTGATGCGGATACCAGCTTCAACGTTGACTCGGGCGAGTGGGAAAAGACAAACTATGATCTTAGCGTAAGTGACTGGCGTGGTGATTCCGCCACTATCGGATATAGATATACGCAAAAGTCTTTAGAAGAGATAAATGTTTTACTGAATGCAAAGATTACCGATTCCCTTGATCTTATATATGTTCTCCGAAGGGACGAGCTGAATAATATCTATCACGAAACAACATACGGCCTGGAATATCAAAGGCAATGCTGGAGCGTTCAAGCCACCTATTCTGACGATGATAATGACAGGGTATGGATGGTAGTTTTCTCCCTTTACGGGCTGGGGAAGGTCGGAAGAGCGACAGCTAGACCTAAAGCCATGCGCAGTATAACCGGGCGGCAATAAAAAAATTGGTTTTTAACTTGACAAACGTGCTTAAATTGCGTACCTTTCTTTTTTTAAATTTTCAGACTTTGGGTGGTTTTATTTTATGAAGACATATAGTGCTAAAAAAGAAGATATTGTAAAAGACTGGTATCTGATTGATGCGGAGGGGAAAATACTTGGAAGGCTTGCAAGTGAAATAGCTAAGCGTTTGAGGGGCAAGCATAAACCTGTTTACACGCCACATGTTGATACGGGAGATTTTATAGTAGTTGTAAATGCCGGGAAAGTTTC is a window from the Syntrophales bacterium genome containing:
- a CDS encoding 3',5'-cyclic-nucleotide phosphodiesterase, translated to MDIRVLGCHGSKLPGYNTTCFLLDEEILLDAGTITSVLSLEEQIKIEHVLVTHAHLDHVCDIMFLADNLYYSKKEYPAIRVLSTQGVIDALRANLFNNIIWPDFSSIPTPEKPLLKFETVQLGVRFQLNNLTITSVRVNHPVETIGYVIESEKSGSFVFIGDTGPTEDVWEVARKLKNLKAVFVEVSLPNSMEDIADVTGHLTPVSLGRELKKLGAITPDIYLYHMKPQYEETIRKEIDLIENKDIHILSEGEVIKIG
- a CDS encoding folylpolyglutamate synthase/dihydrofolate synthase family protein, which codes for MTSQNPFEYLSGLRDKGIHLSLVPVSQLLDRLNNPQEKYKTVLVGGTNGKGSIAAMISSILLEGGVKVGLYTSPHLININERIRVNNRMISVEELSGLIEKVRGELQGDITYFEFVTALAFLHFFRNGVDVAVLEVGMGGRLDATNVVIPEVSVISNVSLEHVKYLGSNLGAIAREKGGIIKNGGICITGAKEKSVLKVLENICSEREARLYRLGKDVKVRAVKALRLEETYAPELNTFSYKGIKKDYRNLVCPLIGRHQIENAAVALGTMELLAAKGFGVDDSAVMRGLRNVRWEGRLEVLQNSPMLVVDGAHNPAGASALRSALRDKFSYKKLILLFGVLGDKDYRMMLKKLAPLADKLILTKPKEKRSLHLMDILPVAKMYVNSVDIIEDSGRALSRAFALAEKDDLICVTGSLFLVGEIKRCWNQKSGVRSQESE
- the lptD gene encoding LPS assembly protein LptD, with protein sequence MFLFQVDFALAFERKTQKGPVNIEADSVAYNKDTDTYSAKGNVVITFTGGFLKADYVDLNKTTGDAEAFGNVYVKSDDDILEGDKVKFNITSKTGIVYEGKLFFAKNHFYINGKEIEKTGEATYHLKDATATTCDGDWPAWRFTGKELDVTIDGYGTVKHGTFQVKNFPFLYMPYMIFPAKTTRQSGFLPPRISQSSKHGWDIELPLYWAISESADATFYQRYMDKNGLKEGVELRYFISKDSYGTFYADYLKDEKTGEMAEDEGLSRNWQEKQERWSYYLNHETTFSPGFYFRTDIRRVSDNWYFRDFSDSNYYLDNYSETGERRFSKVSFMGDNSLASLDSTARLVKDWNLFNLTALVQYTDNFASYDNNSTLQKYPEITFTGVNQPIMDTPLNFALDSSFNNYQRTEDDHGQLYDIHPTFSLPLNFGDYLDFTPSIGLRETVWDASELEGANKEQQEENGGRELYNVGAALSTEVQRIFDIGGETVDKIRHGIKPELTYTYIPYVYQSDLPDFVAAVSETNSVTYSLTNSFMARLKNTDKNTDKSEDKSKDKSEDKSEDGGISYREFLLVKLSQAYDIREQRKHRGSLTTEKRPFGNVDMELKFDPFQYLTFDADTSFNVDSGEWEKTNYDLSVSDWRGDSATIGYRYTQKSLEEINVLLNAKITDSLDLIYVLRRDELNNIYHETTYGLEYQRQCWSVQATYSDDDNDRVWMVVFSLYGLGKVGRATARPKAMRSITGRQ